The following proteins are encoded in a genomic region of Dasypus novemcinctus isolate mDasNov1 chromosome 21, mDasNov1.1.hap2, whole genome shotgun sequence:
- the SGCA gene encoding alpha-sarcoglycan isoform X2 has translation MAAGLVWIPLLVGLLAGLGHAEAPQSTLRPLVGRIFVHTLDPASFLRLPEPGGPSAAAPAARVTYHAHLQGYPDLPRWLRYTQRGPRQPGFLYGAATPEDRGRQVIEVVAYNRDSFETTRQRLVLLIGDPEGPLLPYQAEFLVQSHDVEEVLPSTPASRFVTALGALWEPGELQLLNITSALDRGGRVPLPIEGRKEGVYIKVGSALPFSTCLKTVASPDSHARCAQGQAPLLPCYDALAPHFRIAWCNVSLVDLSVPEPAEKQPTPGDGVLEHDPFFCPPTEATARDFLTDALVTLLVPLLVALLVALLLAYIMCCRREGRLKRDLATSDIQMVHHRTIHGNTEELRQMAASREVPRPLSTLPMFNVRTGEQRPPRVDSAQVPLILDQR, from the exons ATGGCAGCGGGGCTGGTCTGGATTCCTCTCCTCGTGG GTCTCCTGGCAGGGCTGGGGCACGCGGAGGCCCCGCAGAGTACCCTGCGCCCGCTCGTGGGCCGCATCTTCGTGCACACCTTGGACCCCGCCAGCTTCCTGCGCCTTCCCGAGCCCGGTGGGCCCAGTG ccgCGGCCCCTGCCGCCCGCGTCACCTACCATGCCCACCTCCAGGGATACCCAGACCTGCCCCGGTGGCTCCGCTACACCCAGCGCGGCCCCCGCCAGCCTGGCTTCCTCTACGGCGCTGCCACCCCGGAAGATCGTGGTCGCCAGGTCATCGAG GTCGTCGCCTACAATCGGGACAGCTTCGAGACCACCCGGCAGAGGCTGGTGCTGCTGATTGGGGATCCAGAAG GCCCCCTCCTGCCCTACCAGGCTGAGTTCCTGGTGCAAAGCCATGATGTGGAGGAGGTGCTGCCCTCAACACCTGCCAGCCGCTTCGTCACCGCCTTGGGGGCGCTCTGGGAGCCGGGGGAGCTCCAGCTGCTCAACATCACCTCTGCCTTGGACCGTGGGGGCCGCGTCCCTCTTCCCATTGAGGGCCGCAAGGAAGG GGTGTACATCAAGGTGGGCTCCGCCCTGCCCTTCTCCACCTGCCTGAAGACGGTGGCCTCTCCCGACAGCCACGCCCGCTGTGCCCAGGGCCAGGCCCCACTTCTGCCCTGCTACGACGCCTTGGCGCCCCACTTCCGCATTGCCTGGTGCAATGTGTCCCTG GTGGATCTGTCAGTGCCAGAGCCCGCGGAGAAGCAGCCCACCCCAGGGGACGGGGTCCTGGAGCACGACCCCTTCTTCTGCCCTCCCACCGAGGCCACGGCCCGTGACTTTCTGACCGATGCACTGGTCACCCTCCTGGTGCCCCTGCTGGTGGCCCTGCTGGTGGCCCTGCTGCTGGCCTACATCATGTGCTGCCGGCGGGAGGGACG GCTGAAGAGAGACCTGGCCACCTCTGA CATCCAGATGGTCCACCACCGCACCATCCACGGGAACACGGAGGAGCTGCGGCAGATGGCCGCCAGCCGCGAGGTGCCCCGGCCGCTCTCCACTCTGCCCATGTTCAACGTGCGCACGGGCGAGCAGCGGCCCCCCCGCGTGGACAGCGCCCAGGTGCCCCTCATCCTGGACCAGCGCTGA
- the SGCA gene encoding alpha-sarcoglycan isoform X3, with translation MGLLAGLGHAEAPQSTLRPLVGRIFVHTLDPASFLRLPEPGGPSAAAPAARVTYHAHLQGYPDLPRWLRYTQRGPRQPGFLYGAATPEDRGRQVIEVVAYNRDSFETTRQRLVLLIGDPEGPLLPYQAEFLVQSHDVEEVLPSTPASRFVTALGALWEPGELQLLNITSALDRGGRVPLPIEGRKEGVYIKVGSALPFSTCLKTVASPDSHARCAQGQAPLLPCYDALAPHFRIAWCNVSLVDLSVPEPAEKQPTPGDGVLEHDPFFCPPTEATARDFLTDALVTLLVPLLVALLVALLLAYIMCCRREGRLKRDLATSDIQMVHHRTIHGNTEELRQMAASREVPRPLSTLPMFNVRTGEQRPPRVDSAQVPLILDQR, from the exons ATGG GTCTCCTGGCAGGGCTGGGGCACGCGGAGGCCCCGCAGAGTACCCTGCGCCCGCTCGTGGGCCGCATCTTCGTGCACACCTTGGACCCCGCCAGCTTCCTGCGCCTTCCCGAGCCCGGTGGGCCCAGTG ccgCGGCCCCTGCCGCCCGCGTCACCTACCATGCCCACCTCCAGGGATACCCAGACCTGCCCCGGTGGCTCCGCTACACCCAGCGCGGCCCCCGCCAGCCTGGCTTCCTCTACGGCGCTGCCACCCCGGAAGATCGTGGTCGCCAGGTCATCGAG GTCGTCGCCTACAATCGGGACAGCTTCGAGACCACCCGGCAGAGGCTGGTGCTGCTGATTGGGGATCCAGAAG GCCCCCTCCTGCCCTACCAGGCTGAGTTCCTGGTGCAAAGCCATGATGTGGAGGAGGTGCTGCCCTCAACACCTGCCAGCCGCTTCGTCACCGCCTTGGGGGCGCTCTGGGAGCCGGGGGAGCTCCAGCTGCTCAACATCACCTCTGCCTTGGACCGTGGGGGCCGCGTCCCTCTTCCCATTGAGGGCCGCAAGGAAGG GGTGTACATCAAGGTGGGCTCCGCCCTGCCCTTCTCCACCTGCCTGAAGACGGTGGCCTCTCCCGACAGCCACGCCCGCTGTGCCCAGGGCCAGGCCCCACTTCTGCCCTGCTACGACGCCTTGGCGCCCCACTTCCGCATTGCCTGGTGCAATGTGTCCCTG GTGGATCTGTCAGTGCCAGAGCCCGCGGAGAAGCAGCCCACCCCAGGGGACGGGGTCCTGGAGCACGACCCCTTCTTCTGCCCTCCCACCGAGGCCACGGCCCGTGACTTTCTGACCGATGCACTGGTCACCCTCCTGGTGCCCCTGCTGGTGGCCCTGCTGGTGGCCCTGCTGCTGGCCTACATCATGTGCTGCCGGCGGGAGGGACG GCTGAAGAGAGACCTGGCCACCTCTGA CATCCAGATGGTCCACCACCGCACCATCCACGGGAACACGGAGGAGCTGCGGCAGATGGCCGCCAGCCGCGAGGTGCCCCGGCCGCTCTCCACTCTGCCCATGTTCAACGTGCGCACGGGCGAGCAGCGGCCCCCCCGCGTGGACAGCGCCCAGGTGCCCCTCATCCTGGACCAGCGCTGA
- the SGCA gene encoding alpha-sarcoglycan isoform X4: protein MEWVSWQGWGTRRPRRVPCARSWAASSCTPWTPPASCAFPSPVGPVGYPDLPRWLRYTQRGPRQPGFLYGAATPEDRGRQVIEVVAYNRDSFETTRQRLVLLIGDPEGPLLPYQAEFLVQSHDVEEVLPSTPASRFVTALGALWEPGELQLLNITSALDRGGRVPLPIEGRKEGVYIKVGSALPFSTCLKTVASPDSHARCAQGQAPLLPCYDALAPHFRIAWCNVSLVDLSVPEPAEKQPTPGDGVLEHDPFFCPPTEATARDFLTDALVTLLVPLLVALLVALLLAYIMCCRREGRLKRDLATSDIQMVHHRTIHGNTEELRQMAASREVPRPLSTLPMFNVRTGEQRPPRVDSAQVPLILDQR, encoded by the exons ATGGAATGG GTCTCCTGGCAGGGCTGGGGCACGCGGAGGCCCCGCAGAGTACCCTGCGCCCGCTCGTGGGCCGCATCTTCGTGCACACCTTGGACCCCGCCAGCTTCCTGCGCCTTCCCGAGCCCGGTGGGCCCAGTG GGATACCCAGACCTGCCCCGGTGGCTCCGCTACACCCAGCGCGGCCCCCGCCAGCCTGGCTTCCTCTACGGCGCTGCCACCCCGGAAGATCGTGGTCGCCAGGTCATCGAG GTCGTCGCCTACAATCGGGACAGCTTCGAGACCACCCGGCAGAGGCTGGTGCTGCTGATTGGGGATCCAGAAG GCCCCCTCCTGCCCTACCAGGCTGAGTTCCTGGTGCAAAGCCATGATGTGGAGGAGGTGCTGCCCTCAACACCTGCCAGCCGCTTCGTCACCGCCTTGGGGGCGCTCTGGGAGCCGGGGGAGCTCCAGCTGCTCAACATCACCTCTGCCTTGGACCGTGGGGGCCGCGTCCCTCTTCCCATTGAGGGCCGCAAGGAAGG GGTGTACATCAAGGTGGGCTCCGCCCTGCCCTTCTCCACCTGCCTGAAGACGGTGGCCTCTCCCGACAGCCACGCCCGCTGTGCCCAGGGCCAGGCCCCACTTCTGCCCTGCTACGACGCCTTGGCGCCCCACTTCCGCATTGCCTGGTGCAATGTGTCCCTG GTGGATCTGTCAGTGCCAGAGCCCGCGGAGAAGCAGCCCACCCCAGGGGACGGGGTCCTGGAGCACGACCCCTTCTTCTGCCCTCCCACCGAGGCCACGGCCCGTGACTTTCTGACCGATGCACTGGTCACCCTCCTGGTGCCCCTGCTGGTGGCCCTGCTGGTGGCCCTGCTGCTGGCCTACATCATGTGCTGCCGGCGGGAGGGACG GCTGAAGAGAGACCTGGCCACCTCTGA CATCCAGATGGTCCACCACCGCACCATCCACGGGAACACGGAGGAGCTGCGGCAGATGGCCGCCAGCCGCGAGGTGCCCCGGCCGCTCTCCACTCTGCCCATGTTCAACGTGCGCACGGGCGAGCAGCGGCCCCCCCGCGTGGACAGCGCCCAGGTGCCCCTCATCCTGGACCAGCGCTGA
- the SGCA gene encoding alpha-sarcoglycan isoform X1, translated as MGGEGLSWDPAALGHFPLPPLLPRSCLCHSGAARLGQPWQRGWSGFLSSWVSWQGWGTRRPRRVPCARSWAASSCTPWTPPASCAFPSPVGPVGYPDLPRWLRYTQRGPRQPGFLYGAATPEDRGRQVIEVVAYNRDSFETTRQRLVLLIGDPEGPLLPYQAEFLVQSHDVEEVLPSTPASRFVTALGALWEPGELQLLNITSALDRGGRVPLPIEGRKEGVYIKVGSALPFSTCLKTVASPDSHARCAQGQAPLLPCYDALAPHFRIAWCNVSLVDLSVPEPAEKQPTPGDGVLEHDPFFCPPTEATARDFLTDALVTLLVPLLVALLVALLLAYIMCCRREGRLKRDLATSDIQMVHHRTIHGNTEELRQMAASREVPRPLSTLPMFNVRTGEQRPPRVDSAQVPLILDQR; from the exons aTGGGTGGGGAGGGCCTGAGCTGGGACCCAGCTGCCCTGGGacacttccccctcccccccctcctcccccgctcCTGCCTCTGTCACTCAGGGGCAGCCAGGCTGGGGCAGCCATGGCAGCGGGGCTGGTCTGGATTCCTCTCCTCGTGG GTCTCCTGGCAGGGCTGGGGCACGCGGAGGCCCCGCAGAGTACCCTGCGCCCGCTCGTGGGCCGCATCTTCGTGCACACCTTGGACCCCGCCAGCTTCCTGCGCCTTCCCGAGCCCGGTGGGCCCAGTG GGATACCCAGACCTGCCCCGGTGGCTCCGCTACACCCAGCGCGGCCCCCGCCAGCCTGGCTTCCTCTACGGCGCTGCCACCCCGGAAGATCGTGGTCGCCAGGTCATCGAG GTCGTCGCCTACAATCGGGACAGCTTCGAGACCACCCGGCAGAGGCTGGTGCTGCTGATTGGGGATCCAGAAG GCCCCCTCCTGCCCTACCAGGCTGAGTTCCTGGTGCAAAGCCATGATGTGGAGGAGGTGCTGCCCTCAACACCTGCCAGCCGCTTCGTCACCGCCTTGGGGGCGCTCTGGGAGCCGGGGGAGCTCCAGCTGCTCAACATCACCTCTGCCTTGGACCGTGGGGGCCGCGTCCCTCTTCCCATTGAGGGCCGCAAGGAAGG GGTGTACATCAAGGTGGGCTCCGCCCTGCCCTTCTCCACCTGCCTGAAGACGGTGGCCTCTCCCGACAGCCACGCCCGCTGTGCCCAGGGCCAGGCCCCACTTCTGCCCTGCTACGACGCCTTGGCGCCCCACTTCCGCATTGCCTGGTGCAATGTGTCCCTG GTGGATCTGTCAGTGCCAGAGCCCGCGGAGAAGCAGCCCACCCCAGGGGACGGGGTCCTGGAGCACGACCCCTTCTTCTGCCCTCCCACCGAGGCCACGGCCCGTGACTTTCTGACCGATGCACTGGTCACCCTCCTGGTGCCCCTGCTGGTGGCCCTGCTGGTGGCCCTGCTGCTGGCCTACATCATGTGCTGCCGGCGGGAGGGACG GCTGAAGAGAGACCTGGCCACCTCTGA CATCCAGATGGTCCACCACCGCACCATCCACGGGAACACGGAGGAGCTGCGGCAGATGGCCGCCAGCCGCGAGGTGCCCCGGCCGCTCTCCACTCTGCCCATGTTCAACGTGCGCACGGGCGAGCAGCGGCCCCCCCGCGTGGACAGCGCCCAGGTGCCCCTCATCCTGGACCAGCGCTGA